The following proteins are co-located in the Pararge aegeria chromosome 3, ilParAegt1.1, whole genome shotgun sequence genome:
- the LOC120637418 gene encoding meiotic recombination protein SPO11, whose amino-acid sequence MELMNKDALKLRIDLMSSSISSYKQDPKLVSAINILYSREEVVGSTSILPERKLLFTEVQQLLKKSFDVKGKTDNTLAIQAKQSRNCIIKKVEEILGNINNSAESDGSPKLIIRNQRLWSNCIYDLDRVTLKTLHEAKTTKLCYSSVEDKSRFNIIVFVLTKVHELLLKNLTVTRRELFYQNMSRFGNQSRLDVGVRDVCCLLDTPPWDLGIVATAKGLIAGPLNIYLSDGTVVDCMMSGGTLIPQDIKGINEFKSTAKYILVVEKDAIFQKLLDEGALTRLGPVIILTGKGYPDVCTRQILCRLVKELRLKALALVDADPHGYEIFLTYKYGSLAQSHLSDSLACSSLLLLGVRHHDVMTLAPKETQLCLTQLDKRKLTSLIKRPYLNTPVGARIKSDLEVMLAHGVKAEIESVAATAAALCDSYVPSKLIQGDHLG is encoded by the exons ATGGAGTTAATGAACAAAGACGCATTGAAGCTGAGAATAGACTTAATGTCGTCATCAATATCTTCTTACAAACAAGATCCTAAGCTAGTTTCAgcgataaatatactatacagCAGAGAAGAAGTGGTAGGATCTACATCAATATTGCCAgaacgtaaattactttttaCCGAGGTTCAACAACTTTTGAAGAAGTCTTTCGATGTCAAGG GAAAAACAGATAACACATTGGCAATACAAGCGAAACAATCTAGAAATTGTATTATCAAGAAAGTTGAGGAGATATTGGGCAATATTAACAATAGCGCTGAAAGTGATGGTTCGCCTAAACTGATTATAAGAAACCAAAGGCTGTGGAGCAATTGTATCTATGATTTGGACCG ggTCACATTAAAAACCTTACACGAAGCTAAAACTACAAAGTTGTGTTACTCGAGTGTGGAAGATAAATCccgttttaatataattgtattcGTCCTTACAAAAGTACATGAATTACTTTTGAAAAATTTGACCGTTACTAGACG AGAATTATTCTACCAGAATATGTCTAGGTTTGGTAACCAATCCAGACTCGATGTTGGAGTAAGGGATGTATGTTGCTTATTGGACACACCGCCTTGGGATTTGGGTATAGTTGCAACTGCAAAAGGACTCATCGCAGGCCCGTTAAATATCTACCTAAGTGATGGAACCGTTGTTGACTGTATGATGTCGGGAG GTACATTGATACCACAAGATATAAAGGGAATCAACGAGTTTAAATCTACTGCTAAATACATATTGGTGGTGGAGAAAGACGCTATCTTTCAAAAATTGTTAGATGAAGGAGCGTTGACTCGATTGGGGCCAGTGATTATTTTAACg GGTAAAGGCTACCCTGATGTATGCACACGTCAGATCCTGTGCCGATTGGTAAAGGAATTGCGGTTGAAAGCTCTTGCGTTAGTGGACGCCGATCCACACGGATACGAGATCTTCCTGACATATAAATACGGTTCTCTG GCACAATCGCACTTGTCGGATTCATTGGCGTGTAGCAGTTTACTGTTGCTCGGTGTTCGCCACCACGACGTCATGACACTTGCCCCTAAGGAGACTCAACTGTGTCTCACTCAGCTAGACAAACGCAAACTGACATCCCTGATTAAAAGGCCTTATTTGAATACACCTGTTG GTGCCCGTATAAAAAGTGATCTAGAAGTTATGTTGGCGCATGGCGTGAAGGCGGAGATTGAATCTGTAGCAGCAACAGCCGCCGCACTCTGTGACTCTTACGTACCCTCCAAACTGATACAGGGAGACCATTTAGGCTAA